The DNA segment ACACATCTATATTTGAAAgcatattatatatttaattccTGATCATGCTGTTATTTCTGAACTTTCTGCCACTGCTTAGTATATAGAATCAGAGCTGCTTTGGACACTTTCTTTATCCGTTGTCAGTCTATTTCTGTTTGGCTGTCTTTCTGAGCTCCATAATCTATTATCTCTATAGTAACAAAGGCTTACTGTGACTAGAAACAATAGCATTCTTCAACAATTaatgtatttcttttcctttcttatcATTATGTTCTAACCTTTTTGGAACATAGCAtagttttatatattgtataaagaTCCTTACTTAAAAGTATATGCTTTGAATTTTAGCTCGATTCTGTTTAAGAGGGAAATAAGTATTAGCAGGATCTATAGTCAAGTGGATTTGCTTGTATCGGTTTTGTGATTTTGTTTTCAGAATATgcttggaaaaccaaagcttctcGTGCCCAATTGCCAGGGCCCACTTACAGCCCCGCCACAAAAGGCATGAACATTTTAACTCACCCACCACCAGCGCAACCTGTGCATGGAAGAACTGACTGGGTAGCCAAGTATGGAGGGCATCGGTAGAAGTACTTTCCTGCCTCACATTTGCATACCATGACTATTGATATCCTTTATTTCTTTGCCTCCGGGACACTTTAAAGCATATTGCTACTAATAGAATAACAATTCTGGAAACATATGAGAGCCTGTAGTTTATTATCTCTTAAGgggaaaatatagaaaataaatacatttatttagaaaatattctTCAAAAATAGTGCCTCTGAGGCagccttttttgttttgcttacaTTACGAGGTAGTCTCTGTAAAGTTACCTTGCCAAAACTAAAAATTTGTGTATTCTTACTGAAATGAACAGAAATTGCTTTGCAATCCCTTTGATCATTTCTTCTGAAAAACTGTCAAAAATACGAAGGCATGTAAAAGATATTAGCCATTGGACAATCATGGCTAATTTAAATAGggcaataattataaaaataaagagtGACTTTCAAGATATGGTACTTCTGTAACACTGAGTTGagcaataaaagcaaaaaattaGTAAGAGATGACTTTTCTACTGTATTGCCCAACTATCATCAGAGAAACTAAAGCTGAATTAATTTGCCTTTGATTTGGGTTGACTTATACCTTAATTGGTtgatttatatctttatttattaaattgcagAGAATGAAGACATAGTCACTGAGCCAACTATTACTAGTATTGTAAAAAAGTGGTGTACCCCTAAGGTTCAGTTCTATTTTAGATTTTGCAGGAATAGGATTACTCTTGTGTATGATTCCTGTGAATGTACACATGAAGGTGTTAAACCATTTTCCTTTGATCTGTGAACAACTTGTCTCTGGTTATGACTATGGAACTTCTAGGCGGGAAGAAAGATAAATCATCTGTGCTATGCATTGGTCCCGATTCCAAGAGTTTACAGGCTATCCTATATTGCATAGATATAGTTATATACATATATCAACTGTTACTGTTGAGAGGGAAACTTTTATTTGCAGAAATGTTTGGAAAATAGAAACTTAATGCATCTGTGGAGCCATTTGCTTGAGGTGAAAATTTTCTAGGGCACTATATGCAGATTTGGCCTTGCAACTGGGAAATGAGTGAATGATAATTCAGGAAGGCTCCTTCCCTGGGAAGAATGCCAGATAGCATTATTTAACCAAAAATAAGCATTTAAATAATTATTACTTCTGACTCTCTAAGAAGGCATTCTGGCAGtatttcagaaataatttccTGGTCTGAGTAACTTTGTAACTTTgctttttctcttaatttttttagTTGAATTTGATCACAGAATTAGTCAACTTAACTGTAGTGCCTTCACTTGGTAACCAGAGCTGAATAACTCCAGAATTCTCTTTTAATTCCTAAAGGAATTGCTTAAAATCTGGTAATAACTGCCAGAATTTATTCTTCAAACCTAATTCTGTAGAATAGCATTGATAGCATTATCTGGCCTAAAGACATATTTTGAATGTCATAAGTACACGATGGCCCAAAATGTATGTGATATTTCAAGTTCATGTTTTTAGTGATTTCTTTAATATATAAGAACTCTTGCTTTCTCTAACAGAAGTCACTCTTAAAACTATGCTTTTCCAAATGctaaatatatttgttatattgAAATTGACAATCTAGACTTGTTAAAATAGcacatattatatattattattcaaTTGTAAAATGTTATTTGCATACTGAAAATTattttgtatgtattttatttttaaaaattgtacactATTGTTGCAGAGGACATATTTGATTTGAATTAAGACTTAAGGTAGAATGCACGTAAATATGCTGTCTCAATTTCAGAAGGATTTGCTGCTAAGTGTATTTACATAATGAAACCTTGAATTAATAATATAAAGGCCAATTACTGAATAATTTTTAAAGTTGCTGTTACGTGTGCAATATTTTATCCCAATACAGAATAGCAGTAATATTAAAATGACTTATTTCAATCTCTCCAAACTTACATAATTCACTGTGTTAGAAATGCTGTCTTAAAGGAATCTaccttaaaaaaaatcaccacaaAGTTGCCTTTGCAACTGGGCTGGTTTTCAACTGAAAATCATTTGTTTTATAATAAAGTGAACTTCTCAGGAACACAACATATTATAGAAGTCTTCCATCAAAAAAAGTGATGTATTTATAGCTTAATAGTTATTTGTTTGTACATCCTGATTTTCTGGTATTTTGAAGATGATTGgtaggctaaataaataaaaccccaaaCTATTTATTCATATAAAATATGTTTATGCAAATAATCTCCAGTCATCTCAAAAGGCTAATTGAAGAGGAAAATCTTGATTCTTTCCTcataagcggggggggggggggggtgtaaaaTCTGCAATGTTTCAAAGCCTGGAATAGCCTGTCTTAGGTGCCTGATGAATGGATTTTAGTCAGACATTTTATGAGGTCTTCTTTGCTGATCTTTAAGGCCCAGAGAGAGGTAATCTCTTAGGTTATCAAGTCTAAAACATATTAGgtttaagaaattaaaaatgcCCTTTGAATGGCACCTGGAAAATAATTAAGCTGTGCATATTTCAGTACACCCAAGAGTAATCCTGGTATCATTACGTGATGATCAGCTTAATTTTCTGCCTTCTGCACTATCTGGTCTTTTTATATACTCTTGAAAAATAGAGCTAACTAGGGTGTATTATAGGCATGTTAATTAATTCTGATGTCTTATACCCCTTTGCATATATTGACCTAAAATAGTTTAAATTGGTGAAGTAAAAGGGAAGAAATTACTACAGGATAGTTTGGCAaagaactctgttgttattcttttttttttttgcattattttattaaaacatgaGTGTTTTCTCCAAATATGCTCAACATTCGCTTTTGCTgaactgaggcttttttccttaaATAAGAGATGGAATTCTGTACTGAGAAAGAAGGCCTTGCTTGTGCTTAAGTTAATCCATGCTCTTGCTCTTATCCAATAATTATCAGTATATCaaaatacagtacaggtagtcctcaacttatcggTCACTTAGcgcccattcaaagttacaacagactccCACAAAAACTACTTCTGACCTGGTTCTGAAGGCTGTCCTTCCCGCAACCCCATGACTGCAGTTTGGGTATTTGGCAACCAGCCCCACATTTATGGCTTTATATGTAGCTTTACCACAGTTACGTGACTACAATTTTGTCAAAAATTGATTTTTACTTCCATTTTTTGAAAATGCACCACAGttaacaatggatttgcttaatgattgctgtaagaaagaaaaaaaggtaagATCAGGTTGATCACACAATAATCCATTTTATCATGACAATTTACAACTAAAttagcaggctccattatggttgtaagttaaggactacctgtaatactgaattctgttttaaaaatgattttaaacacTTCTGAGGACATCATCATGTCGTCTGACATACAGCAATGAATCCTGTATTACTCGAGTGCTTACTCTTGAAAATCTGAGAAAGGTTTGtacaaaagttcttttttttttcctgggtacATGACAAAAGCAGGagtctgcatttttaaaacaaacaattacTTTCTCAATATTGGGAAACAGAAGTGACCTGTTgataattgcttttattttatatacgtTATTAAAATGACCAAGTGCAGAAAGCCTAATCCAACATTAAACATATatcgcaggggtgtcaaaactccattttattgagggccacatcaggattgtgtttgatctgggggggggggtgttacctGGGTGTGGCTAGATctacgtcacttgtgttggggataCCTGTGATGGCCTGGGCGGGGCGGGGGAATCCATTGTCCTTccgggctctgttttcagctgcaacagcctccttcaggtctctgccagcaaaaacaaagccCAGGAGGGTCACACGCAACCCTCCCAAGCTCCcaagttttcattggcagaggcactgctggccggtccttcgctgtttccagggtttgACACCCCTTATATATAGCATTCAGTAACTTCAAATGGGATGCCCATTTCTCTTAGAGACTCATCTGGCCATATGAAGACTTATCATGTGAAATGTTCTCAAGCTTTGTAAAAGCAGTAAGTTGGACTCTGATTTATTTATAATTggagtaaactattaaaaatgatTAACTTGGTTGTTTTATTTCAATGGAACTACTCTAAGCACGTTTGTATCCACTTCCAATTGTACAAAAATGTGAAGAATGATCAGATCTGTGGGTACAGATACGACTGTTGTATATGGGTCATTACATTCAGAATTAATTTAGTAATATATTTGAAAACAGGTACTCATTGAGAAATGTTGATTAAAAATATCAGTCTTTTTGTTTCCAGGTACACATAAAATTAGCCTAATTAGTCTTGAACCCTAAAAGATTACAGCTTAAAATTTTGGAATTCACATTTCTTTAAAATTAGGAATAAGTCTCACTATTCAAAAGACTTTTAGACATTTAATCGTTTTTAGTCAATTGTAAAGGAAATTtataaactttttgttttgagtgGAACACCTTACATACAGATATACAGAGAGATGAGTTTCAGCTTGGAAATATGATGACACAAAATTAAGTTGTATTTCCTACAAGGCATCAGCACTGTTTACCATATTTCTCATGTTCATCATCATAAAACGTTTGGAGATGTGACAAGAAATGCATTGATGAGAAAACAGATATGAAAACTATAATTCTGTAATGATTAACTCTTTACAAAACCGGAGCAGAATTTGAAGTTTAAAAACTTTGCAAACTGTAAAATTTTACAAAGCATTAATAGTGTCTTCAGTTTTGTTCTGAACAGGCATTGCGAGGGCAGTCCTCTGTAGGCCTCTTTCTGCTTGTTGTTGCACAATTATGGCTAAAGAGGTTTTTCCATCATCTGTAGTCCAAGTTTGCCTACCATTAATAGACtgtttaaataaaaatagaaatccatCATTAATACactgtttaaataataaattaacacGTCAGTAAATTTTGCTAGTAAATTCTTCCACATTAAATATGTTCTTGGCAATGTCTTGTGTTTATCCAAAGAAAACCCACCATATTCTCTTAATTTTCTGTTGTTTCCAAACAATAATCCTACAATTAACAATGGGAAAATAGGAATTGTACCTGGCACCAGCAATTAACCCTGCAGGCATAAATTTTCTAGAGTTATAGTATCTCATTCCCATCAGGACAGTCAGGGTTCCCGATGcagctagggggaaaaaaatgacaacGCAAATTATTAAGTGTTCTAATTATGACATTTAAGGGAGACTGTGCCATCAATTAAAATCATGGTGTCAGGAAAGGGTTGATACTATAAGAAACCCCATTTTATGTGGAAATGGATCACACTGAAATTTGCTACTTCCTGCCCTCATACATTATTTTCAGAGTCATGAATCTGGAATTTTTACTGTCTCTTAGTTatgcaattacaggtagtcctcgacttacaatcacaattgagcccaaaaattctgttgttaagtgaaacatttgttaactgagttttgccccattttacgatcttgcttggcacagttgttaagtgaatcactacagttaagaTAGtaattcagttgttaagtgaatctggcttccccattgactttgcttgtcaggaggttgcaaaaggtgattacatgaccttgggacccagcaacagtcataagtatgaaccagttgccaagcatctgaattttgatcacatgatcatggggatgcttcaacagttgtaactgaaaaacagtcataagtctgtaTGTTACAGCACATAcaatgtgccattgtaactttgaacggtcactaaatgaactgttataagttgaggactccctgtgctACTTTGATAGAAGTAATTTGAACCTCAAATTACCCAAGTGGGAAAAGAATACCAAGAAAACAGTTGGTATGAATACAATATAAAAGTTTGGTTGCAAATATGCATAAATGTAGAAATAGTGCATGCTTTATAAAGTgagaacttatttttttttcatcagaaaagattttattttattcaaaacggGCAACTATGGACTTAAAATGCATATAAACCACAAGGTGAATAAGGAAGGATGACGCATCACAGGTGAAAACTTGAACACATTGTTAGATAGCTAAATACttcatggttctatgtttttgccaTTAATTTAATCTTGGATTGCAAGTACACAATCTCAGGTTAAAGGCAAAAGGAATACATGTATTGAAGGTAATATCATAAAGTGTAGGtgcatacacaaacatacattgATGTAAATGTCTCTGTGTGTGGAAtagcactgtaaaaaaaaatacttacccAGAGAAAGCCAAATATTCTTTGGATCCGTTGACTGCTGATAAGCACCCAATCCTGCTAACCCACCACAGAGGAGACCAGCAGTTAAGGAAGGGACACTGCCTAGTTTAAGCAGACAACAAAACTTGGTTAAAACATTAAATGTGTCAACCCAATGAACTGCTGTGTTTCTTCTAGCTTTACTCTagtacaggggtcggcaaccttaaacactcaaaagagccatttcaaCCCATTTCCTATAGAAAACTGGGAGCCATAAAATCCTTCCCATGCCCGACTATTTCTTTAGCAGCCACAAACCTAGCATATGtggttcttctgaaacttttcttggatttatttgtggttggcctactggggggttgaaaagctcaataaatagcgtgccggtgggtgtcgcacattggcggttgtgatggatattttgagtgacagagtCCAgaactgcaggttgctgacccctgctctaatgggaGAGGTCATAAAAGCTTCCTGCAGAGAGTGCCTTTGAGTTTTGTCCATCACAAATTACAGCAAGCCTCATGATAAGttctggtaataataataatataataataataataatattttaatttgtataccgcccttctcccgaaggactcagggcggtgaaggaAGGAATTTCCTTATCAAAGCTACAAGTTAgccatccctttggagaaaagagGTCTTGGGGGAGGGACACATCAGGAATAAGGGAAATGCTACACAGGGCTTACAAAACGTCACATACAAAACTATTGCAAGGAGAAATCTTCAACAAGTGTAATTCTCTTTATGATGGCAAGCTTTGAATAGTAATCTTGTTTATTTTCATTCATGCCCAAGAATTTTGTCCTGGATCCTAGTATTCTGGCAGTTGGGAATTAAgatattttaaatagaaattatGGGCTGCATTGTTCTTACAAGTTCCAGACCTTGAGGAAGGGCTTGGGTTGTGGTAGAATGGAGTATATATGCACTACTTATACTTTTAAAATCCACCCCAAGCTTTTGGCAAAATGACAAATCTAGTAATCAGTTTTGTCATCTTAAGCTGCAGTGAAGTAAGACATTCCAAAATAcatttagacttagaataacttgtcagtttgaatgtacactaatcggcgtaaattaaaatgaaatttcattgcatacagctctcaaaggatcacCACTTCCAATAtagactacataaacatgacaaatacataaaaattgcattttaattgtgccAACAAACTGACAGAAGATGAAAGCTGTAGAAAACACAAGGGGGATACTATACCTGCTTTTACATAGCCAGCTACTCCACCTGTGGCAACCAACGCAGCATAACCATACCCAATCCAATCCACACTCATGCTATAACATAAATATGAAAATTCAGATTATCTTTTCGGGTGAACCGCTTGTAaatatttcatatcacagatttttttaaaaaaagatggagcAATGTTTACCTATGCTGAAAAAACGGTGTTCACTTTCCgttgaggaaaaaaaagataccaaATCTCGGGACAAAGGTAAATTCCCACAAAACTTTAGCAAGCCAGAAGGAAGACACGCGGTTCTTCAAAAGCAGCTGACCCAAGTCCAGATGTGTTGGGACTCAAGAAAGCTTTCTACGCTCTTTTTAGTCGTCTGGGCAAGCTGCATGCCAGCCTAGTTCGCGTGTCTCGACCACTGATCTTGCAAATTAATCATGGCTTGTGGTCGCGGAGCATCGGACACACGTTTTAGCCGAATGGGTTGTACAAACCCCATCTCTAGACACCATGCTTCATCGCGACATTTTAAACTCGAATTTCAGACCTGcgggaggtggtggtggggaggaagCACCGAAGGCAGAAACACGGGTTTTGCGGAACCTCCCATCAGGCCAGGGAAAGGCAGAAAGTCCACAGATAACGGTGGGAGGCGTGTTCCAagttggagaagaagaagaaaatccctACCACTTTTTTATGCCTGACCAATTTTGCCAGGGGCATGATTTCTGCGCCTGACCGTTTTTTGCCAGATCCGTGCACTTGCTAGATGCGTGTTTAAAGTGTGCACATCGGAAAGTCCCCGTGCTACCTGTGCAACTAAACAGACACACACTTCCGATTTTGCTCCTGAAATTCTCCCCCCGCTTCTCCTTAACAAGCAAATCTGGGTCGATGTCGCCACCCCCAAATTCGTTCGCCAAACCAAGCTCGTTTATTTCCAGTCTCCCTCCCGCTAAAAAAGCAATTTGAAgcaagagagaagggaggggagtcCGGACTAACCTTCCGCAAAGGTCGCGCGTGCAGGAACGAAAAGCGGAGCGAAAGAACCGACGTCCCAATGCCCGCCCACAGGCTCCTCTCGCGGTAGGTCGCGTCGAGGCGGGCTCAGAGCAGGGCGAGCAGCAACGCCCCCGACATTTCCCAACCCCGAGTCAAAAACGGCAAACGGAGCTGGGAGCGGAGCTTCCCTCAAGCTTTTCGGTTCCCCCGCTTCAGCCTTGTTGGGTTGGAAAAAGTTACATAATTGCATTACAAATATATACACAACAAGAAaaacgcagacttcagaggataattagaactgcagaaaaaataattgctaccatcctgccttccactgaggacctgtatactgcacgaatcaacaagagggccgtgaaaatatttacagatccctcacatccaggacataaactgtttcaactcctaccctcaaaacgacgctatagagcactgcacaacagaacaactagacacaagaacggtttcttcctgaatgccatcactctgctaaacaaataattccctactactactattaatcttctcattgttcccaccacccatctccttccacttatgactgtatgactgtaactttgttgcttgatattgtttcctgattgcttatttgtatcctataactgtcattaagtgttgtaccttagaattcttgataaatgtatcttttcttttcttttatgtacactgagagcatatgcaccaagacaaattccttgtgtgtccaatcacacttggccaataaaaaattcaattctattctattctattctattctattctattctattctattctattctattctattctattctattctattctattctattctatgctaatctgctgaaaaggtttgcatcatcacaatcacatatgCCATAAGTGTGTAATATGAATTGAGGTACCGTAGGTGGCAGCACTTAACCAACCAGGGCAGATTGGAAAGACTTCGGTAGAAATCGCCCTTCAGGTGTGAGTGGGCAGAGGGCTAGATAGAAGATTTCTTGCTGTCGATTAGATTGAGGAGTGGGAAAAATATCACCCAGGAAGGCAGCAGGAAATCACTTTGGGGTTGTCGCTAAGAGAACCATATGGTTGTATCTCACCTGCTCAAGTTAAAATCCTTTGGCGTCCCAAttcttgaagaagtttcttggatgagaagcgaaacatcttcaatgaaaaatgaagtccaactgccttttgaaaaaacatcttttgggacaaccatgaccataAGCCTCTCCATAGACAAAATCTATTTGGACAAAAATCCTTTGTTCCTTTGAGTCACTCTTGGCATgctcctacagttttcttggtaacaatttttttcagaagtgtttgCCCTTGCCTTGAGTTGAgacagagtgattggcccaaagtcatctaacTAGCTTCCATtcttaaggcagggctagaactcagggtcttctggtttctgacctAATGCTTTTATTCACAACTAGCTAGGTTATGTTATATTGTATGATGCCCATTACAGTATATTATTTCCCTTGCATTTGTTGTTTCAAAAACTAATTGTAGCTGAAAATGCAACCTTTTGAGCTCTCtccctcaatcttggcaactttaagataggtggacttcagctcccagaattccccagtcatggccatccatcttaaagttgccaaggttgaaaaacattgctctAGGCCAGTGAGTGCTAAAAAGGGAGCTCGCCCGTTTGCATCTAACccgcaacccggaagaggagctgcccatggCGCATGCATGAAAtcaaaaatgaacttctggtttcagctactgaacttctggtttcaaccaactactcttccaggtttctggtgtgcatgcacatgcgatgatcagctggtcggggcgcatgctcatgcaggaagaCAGAAGACTAgttcttctagtttccagcactgccgcatACGAGAAGGTCAGCTGATcatcgcatgtgcatgcacaccagaaacccagaagaagaACGGGCGATGCCAcacatgccaggtgacatggctccacatgccactttgggcatgtgtgccataggttcatcatcacggcTCTAGACATTCTATAATTACACAGATATGTGAAATAAACACTCTTCTGTATACCATCCTGTTCTTGGTCAGAATTCCTTTAGTTACTTAAGCTAAGATCAGGGGCATCTGCAGAGGGCTGGGAGCAATCCTCATCCAAGGAATTGATGCCCTTCTCCTTTTGAATGGGCACTGCATGCATGTGGGGTTTTAAGTACAGCCAGAAGTTGGGAGCTGGTATGAAAGTACTGGATAAAGGGAATCAAACAATGCACCTGAAAAAGGATCAGGACTTAAATCACATGATCTCCCATGCATTAATAAAGTGAAGCAGAAAAGTGATCAAATAGCATGAGCGGTGTGGAATCAGAGCTAGATAGCTTTCTTAACCCAGGAGAAAGGAGATCATAAGCTGTTCCTTCTCAGGGATGAGCATCCTTCACTGTCTAGATATTGTTGAATTTCAACTCTCAAAAGTGACAACCAGCCTTGGCCAACAGCAAGAAGTAAAGTGGGAAAAAGTCAAACCTCTGGAAAGGGATCTATCTATTTATGTACGGTAGATGCCAGATGTTCCCACAAAAGGTGAAACTACAGAATTCTGCTGTCAtttcctttttctaaaaaaaaacaaccctcattACCGAGCAAATAGTCAAAGTTACATGAAAGGAAAGCAAGCCTTTTGGACTGTACTACAAATAGGCACCTCACATCCAATCTGTGGCATCTTTACAATGGTTGTCCTGTTGCTACTATTCAGACTGATGTTCCAGGCTTACACCTGTTCTTTCAAACACAGAAAGTGATGTAATATCTCAGGTTTGGCAGAATGACTAATGGGGACACGTAGGCAGGGGCGACAGTTCCACTTGTATCTTGAGCGTTTAGCAATAGCAGTAGGGGGGGAAAATACCCTGCAGAAATGTATTGTTCTTGGCATTTATCCAAAATACCTAATGTTAATATTGCTACTAGTGTACTCTGTTCATTCTGTTTTCATAGTTGTCATCAGTCAATGATGTTACCTATAGAGCacacagagcaggggtgaaatgctcccggctctgaccggatcacacgatccggtagcgattgtggcctgtggttcagtgatccggtagcgattgccgAACGACTGGTGACAGCCACTGCCTGGGTGTCAGGATGTAATAtgttttaactaggaagtaatgtgttttttaccttctgcgcatgtgcaggaggttttgcgcatgcgcagaaggtctgcgcgcggCATGTGGACTTCTGAGCCAGAAAGgatggtaagtagatttcacccctgataccccTCTCTGCATGATACCCCTCTctgcaagatggcgccgacgaaggctgcctcggtgaaatgctctctaatggtttctttatttctaattgttctctgtgattcactatggatttcctactcacgagaccatctgctaaaaattaagcagctttctttgatctcacccccgcctgtctttataaacacggaggagattctaacacaggaggaggcaattcccacggagccatggattactaaaaaaaccaaacgacggaaacgaaggaagagaggtaagcgatctgggatcttaaacagattaagaaatcgcattaaaactcctctgccttcaattttcctaacaaatatacactaacttgcaaataagatggatgaaatactcctcttaaacaaatactattctgatttttgcaattcagcagtcctatgcttctctgaaacctggttaaatgaatcaattgaagatagcagcctgaacattccagggtttcagattgaacgatcagacaggattccagaaacatttgGTAAAAACAAAGGAggcggcttatgcctatatattaacagcaactggtgtcaagattttaaaataatttacaaattctgtgacaatttagagactttaattatcaactgcaaaccatactattcgcctcgtgaatttacctcatttcttctaattgctgtttatgtcccaccacaagcctgtgtaaacaaggcattacgaactctagctgaccaaatcatggaggctgaaaccaaacaccctgattcactggccattgttttgggagatctaaacaa comes from the Ahaetulla prasina isolate Xishuangbanna chromosome 3, ASM2864084v1, whole genome shotgun sequence genome and includes:
- the LOC131194434 gene encoding transmembrane protein 14C-like, translated to MSVDWIGYGYAALVATGGVAGYVKAGSVPSLTAGLLCGGLAGLGAYQQSTDPKNIWLSLAASGTLTVLMGMRYYNSRKFMPAGLIAGASLLMVGKLGLQMMEKPL